A stretch of the bacterium genome encodes the following:
- a CDS encoding DinB family protein, whose product MSPVHVYDVLLRARQKLFEWVRPLDQAQYAQPFPFGARSVRGCLVEIARAELFLAMRLREEPLPPLAEWPINEQRLPTFAELERVWTAQSQQTRATLAETTDWDRTVTCRLVRPNQTVLLTATKADIATQIMMHEVHHRAQAMAMLRQLGVEAQNLDHIRFTQTTVPQN is encoded by the coding sequence ATGTCACCCGTTCACGTCTACGACGTACTCCTCCGAGCTCGACAGAAGCTGTTCGAGTGGGTGCGCCCGCTCGACCAGGCTCAGTACGCGCAGCCGTTTCCGTTCGGGGCGCGGTCCGTCCGCGGCTGTCTCGTGGAAATCGCCCGGGCGGAACTGTTTCTCGCGATGCGGCTCCGGGAGGAGCCGCTGCCGCCGCTCGCCGAGTGGCCGATCAACGAGCAGCGCCTGCCGACATTCGCGGAGCTCGAGCGCGTGTGGACGGCGCAGTCGCAGCAGACGCGCGCCACGCTGGCCGAGACAACGGATTGGGACCGTACCGTGACCTGCCGCCTCGTGCGGCCGAACCAGACAGTACTGCTCACGGCGACAAAGGCGGACATCGCCACGCAGATCATGATGCACGAGGTCCATCACCGCGCGCAGGCCATGGCGATGCTGCGGCAACTGGGCGTGGAGGCCCAGAACCTGGACCACATCCGCTTTACGCAAACCACGGTGCCACAGAACTAA
- a CDS encoding YXWGXW repeat-containing protein, which yields MRSTLVACAVALVIAGGAIALPMTASAVTVVVIAPGPPPAAQYEVVPATPGPGWVWVGGHWAWNGGRWVWIHGYWARGPRAGAAWVPGHWVPRGGGWVWVEGHWR from the coding sequence ATGAGAAGCACGCTTGTGGCATGCGCCGTCGCGCTCGTCATCGCCGGGGGGGCGATCGCTCTGCCGATGACCGCGTCGGCCGTGACCGTCGTCGTCATCGCGCCCGGACCGCCGCCTGCGGCGCAGTACGAAGTGGTCCCGGCGACGCCGGGCCCCGGCTGGGTGTGGGTCGGCGGGCACTGGGCGTGGAACGGCGGCCGGTGGGTCTGGATACACGGGTATTGGGCGAGAGGACCGCGGGCGGGGGCCGCGTGGGTTCCCGGACACTGGGTCCCGCGAGGAGGCGGGTGGGTCTGGGTCGAGGGCCACTGGCGATAG